One genomic segment of Candidatus Cloacimonadota bacterium includes these proteins:
- a CDS encoding response regulator, whose protein sequence is MLEEKARVLIIDDDLPILDSIRMGLKNCHNLLVDVCEDPSEALSLLKNNEYQTVISDVAMPVISGLDILKAVSQGNPELPVILITGYADTDMMREAIHYGVYEFLKKPFEMDELLMTLNKALETYRLRIQNKAYKDHLESLVTQRTIELFDANNKLQKSYLNTIHAMINAMEVNDIYTRGHSERVTAMSMRMGKLLGLETKELILLRIGALLHDLGKIGIVSNVLSKEHRLTENEYNAIKQHPLIGARIIDPIGFPETVGKIILQHHEWANGEGYPYGIKLNDIHPLARIVSVADSVDAMTSRRPYSRNLDFQGATEEVLNNINRQFDPIVGRIFFANNQQIHNFTKDTNAIKEMLQEAF, encoded by the coding sequence ATGCTTGAAGAAAAAGCCCGGGTTTTGATCATCGACGATGATCTGCCCATTCTGGATAGTATCCGCATGGGTTTGAAGAACTGTCACAATTTGTTGGTTGACGTATGCGAGGATCCTTCTGAAGCCTTGAGTTTGCTGAAGAACAACGAGTATCAGACGGTTATCAGCGATGTGGCCATGCCTGTCATAAGCGGCTTGGACATCTTGAAGGCAGTATCGCAAGGAAATCCAGAGCTTCCGGTGATCCTGATCACAGGATATGCGGACACCGATATGATGAGGGAAGCCATCCATTATGGGGTATATGAATTTCTGAAAAAACCCTTTGAAATGGATGAACTGCTGATGACCCTGAACAAGGCATTGGAGACATACCGTCTGAGAATCCAGAATAAAGCATATAAAGACCACCTGGAGTCCTTGGTTACTCAGCGCACGATCGAGCTCTTTGATGCCAATAACAAGCTGCAAAAAAGCTACCTGAATACGATCCATGCCATGATTAACGCCATGGAGGTGAACGACATCTATACCAGAGGCCATTCCGAGCGCGTGACTGCCATGTCCATGAGAATGGGCAAGTTACTGGGTTTGGAAACCAAAGAATTGATCCTGTTGCGCATCGGTGCCTTGTTGCACGACTTGGGTAAAATCGGGATCGTTAGCAATGTGCTGAGCAAAGAGCACCGTCTTACCGAAAACGAATACAATGCAATAAAGCAGCATCCGCTTATTGGGGCCCGCATCATAGACCCCATAGGTTTTCCGGAGACTGTCGGTAAAATCATCCTGCAGCATCACGAATGGGCAAATGGCGAGGGCTATCCTTATGGCATCAAGCTCAATGATATCCATCCCTTGGCGCGAATTGTGAGTGTTGCGGATAGTGTTGATGCCATGACCAGCCGACGACCCTACAGCAGAAATCTGGATTTTCAGGGAGCCACTGAGGAAGTTCTAAACAACATCAATCGGCAATTTGATCCCATCGTGGGGCGTATCTTCTTTGCCAACAACCAGCAAATACACAACTTTACAAAAGACACTAATGCAATCAAGGAGATGTTGCAGGAAGCCTTTTGA
- a CDS encoding SOS response-associated peptidase, translating into MCGRFAQVFKHDQLQKIQKELKATISSEQLEISYNVAPTQQVMAIVSKGEFRYNGFFRWGLIPSWMKSLPKTPLINIRSESIHEKPSFKASFIRRRAIVPANGFYEWQAPGKIPHYIYPADGGLLYMAAIYDLWEGDDGSYVPSLGIITTAANNFMRHLHQRMPLILSPDTFDPWLDPSLQDIIALSGLLAEIKDPKLQCHRVSPAVNKAANNSEDLIKEYSFQKDIII; encoded by the coding sequence ATGTGCGGTAGATTTGCGCAGGTGTTTAAACATGATCAATTGCAGAAGATACAAAAGGAACTGAAAGCGACCATCAGCTCTGAACAGCTGGAGATATCTTACAATGTAGCTCCTACACAGCAGGTGATGGCGATTGTCAGCAAGGGAGAGTTCCGTTACAACGGATTCTTCCGCTGGGGTCTGATACCATCCTGGATGAAGAGCCTGCCCAAGACCCCGCTGATCAATATCCGTAGCGAGAGTATCCATGAAAAACCATCGTTCAAAGCGTCTTTCATCCGGCGCCGGGCCATAGTTCCCGCCAATGGTTTCTACGAATGGCAAGCGCCCGGGAAAATCCCGCATTATATCTATCCGGCCGATGGAGGTTTGCTATATATGGCCGCCATCTACGACCTTTGGGAAGGGGACGACGGTAGTTATGTGCCTTCTCTGGGAATCATCACTACCGCCGCAAATAACTTTATGCGTCACTTGCATCAACGCATGCCGCTCATTCTGTCGCCAGACACCTTTGATCCCTGGCTGGATCCCTCTCTTCAGGATATAATTGCACTGAGTGGGCTGCTGGCGGAGATTAAGGATCCCAAGTTGCAGTGTCACCGTGTGAGTCCGGCGGTAAACAAAGCTGCAAACAATTCTGAAGATCTCATCAAAGAATACTCTTTTCAAAAAGATATCATTATTTAG
- a CDS encoding endonuclease III gives MHKKDIDAVMKRLEEHFNSVKTPIVDLIQAKTKDPFRVLVATILSARTKDETTAKVVDELFKRVTTADDFDTLSAEELDKIIYQTGFHNAKTKHLKELPKVLRDEFGGKVPSEIDNLLRLPGVGRKTANLVRALAFSLPAICVDVHVHRICNRWGYIQTKTPLESEIALRAKLPEKHWLKINSYVVAFGQNLCKPRKPACDICPIYKYCKRVGV, from the coding sequence ATGCACAAAAAGGACATAGATGCGGTTATGAAGCGCTTGGAAGAGCATTTCAACAGCGTGAAGACACCTATCGTGGATTTGATCCAAGCCAAGACCAAAGATCCGTTTAGAGTACTGGTAGCTACGATCTTGAGTGCACGAACCAAGGATGAAACCACTGCTAAAGTGGTAGATGAGCTCTTCAAAAGAGTGACAACGGCAGATGACTTCGATACATTGAGCGCTGAAGAGCTGGACAAGATCATCTATCAAACCGGATTTCACAATGCCAAAACAAAGCACCTGAAAGAATTGCCCAAAGTACTGCGAGATGAGTTCGGCGGCAAAGTACCCAGCGAGATCGACAATCTCTTGCGGCTTCCCGGAGTGGGACGCAAGACTGCCAATCTGGTTCGGGCACTGGCGTTTTCCCTACCGGCGATCTGTGTGGACGTCCACGTGCATCGCATCTGCAACCGTTGGGGGTATATTCAAACCAAAACGCCCCTGGAATCCGAGATAGCGCTAAGGGCAAAGCTACCGGAAAAGCATTGGCTAAAGATCAATTCCTATGTAGTTGCCTTTGGCCAAAACCTCTGCAAACCCCGCAAACCAGCTTGTGACATATGTCCTATTTACAAGTATTGCAAAAGAGTAGGAGTATAG
- a CDS encoding HIT family protein gives MNNDAPCVFCEIPVSKHLLSNEYFYVIQDKHPVARGHSLVISKRHVSQYFDLNEAESLALLETVKELKELLEKRYSPSAYNLMMNCGRKAGQTVFHFHMHVIPRY, from the coding sequence ATGAATAACGATGCTCCCTGCGTATTCTGCGAGATCCCGGTCTCCAAACACCTGCTATCCAATGAGTACTTCTACGTTATCCAAGATAAACATCCGGTTGCCCGGGGACACAGCCTGGTGATCTCCAAACGCCATGTATCGCAATACTTTGATCTGAATGAAGCAGAATCTCTTGCACTGCTGGAAACAGTAAAAGAGCTGAAGGAACTGCTGGAAAAAAGATACTCGCCCTCAGCCTACAATCTGATGATGAATTGCGGCCGAAAAGCGGGACAAACCGTGTTCCATTTCCATATGCATGTGATCCCCCGCTATTGA
- a CDS encoding 3-oxoacid CoA-transferase subunit B: protein MDKRQMIGCRIAREFKDGDYVNLGIGLPTMAVDYIPEGIHVVFQSENGMLGVGPSPAEGTEDPDMINAGGGFITALKGASFFDSALSFAIIRGGHIDATVLGALQVDQQGNLANWMIPGKMVPGMGGAMDLVTGARKVIVAMEHCDKHGNPKILKECNLPLTAKGKVSLIITDMAVIEVTVSGLVLCEVAAGTSVEEVLKATEAELIVPEQVGTFGM from the coding sequence ATGGATAAGAGACAGATGATCGGTTGCAGGATTGCACGTGAATTTAAAGACGGTGACTATGTGAATCTTGGTATTGGCCTGCCCACCATGGCAGTGGATTATATTCCGGAAGGGATTCATGTCGTATTCCAGAGTGAAAACGGGATGCTGGGCGTTGGTCCAAGCCCGGCAGAAGGCACTGAGGATCCGGATATGATCAATGCCGGAGGCGGCTTCATTACTGCTTTGAAAGGCGCTTCATTCTTTGACAGTGCACTCAGCTTTGCTATCATTCGCGGTGGACACATCGATGCTACAGTACTGGGTGCGTTGCAGGTGGATCAACAGGGAAACCTGGCAAACTGGATGATCCCAGGCAAGATGGTTCCTGGTATGGGTGGTGCGATGGATTTGGTTACCGGTGCCCGCAAAGTTATCGTTGCCATGGAGCATTGCGACAAACACGGCAACCCCAAGATCCTTAAAGAATGCAATCTGCCCCTTACTGCTAAAGGCAAGGTGAGTCTCATCATCACCGATATGGCGGTGATTGAAGTGACAGTCAGTGGTTTGGTATTGTGCGAAGTGGCGGCAGGAACCAGCGTCGAAGAAGTCTTGAAAGCCACGGAAGCCGAACTGATAGTACCCGAACAGGTCGGCACTTTCGGCATGTAA
- a CDS encoding CoA transferase subunit A: protein MAQMISAADAAAMIKPGTRLAIGGFLAVGAPEGIIDAIVERKIADLHMIVIASDWENRGVGKLVVANLIKSAQVSHLGTNKEIQAQMNAGKIDIELVPQGTLMERVRAAGAGLGGILTPTGVGTVVEEGKQIINLNGKDYILEHAIEVDVAIVKAWKADKMGNLIFRKTARNSNPIMAMAGKITIAEVDEIVEVGELDPEMIACPGVFVNYLVKSTEVANG from the coding sequence ATGGCACAAATGATATCCGCAGCTGATGCTGCAGCGATGATCAAGCCCGGCACACGCTTGGCTATTGGTGGCTTTTTGGCCGTGGGCGCCCCTGAAGGCATTATTGATGCCATCGTAGAGCGCAAGATTGCAGATTTGCACATGATAGTGATTGCCTCCGACTGGGAGAATCGCGGTGTGGGCAAACTGGTCGTGGCGAACCTCATCAAGAGTGCGCAGGTATCGCATCTAGGTACAAACAAAGAGATTCAGGCGCAGATGAACGCTGGAAAGATCGACATCGAGCTGGTTCCTCAGGGTACTCTGATGGAACGTGTAAGAGCTGCTGGAGCAGGTTTGGGCGGCATCCTCACTCCTACCGGAGTCGGAACCGTGGTGGAAGAAGGCAAACAGATTATCAATCTGAATGGTAAGGACTACATTTTAGAGCACGCTATCGAAGTCGATGTTGCCATCGTAAAAGCTTGGAAAGCAGATAAGATGGGCAACCTAATCTTCCGGAAAACTGCCCGCAATAGCAATCCCATCATGGCGATGGCGGGAAAGATCACCATCGCTGAAGTGGATGAGATTGTGGAAGTAGGTGAACTGGATCCGGAAATGATAGCTTGCCCCGGTGTGTTTGTGAACTATCTGGTAAAGAGCACGGAGGTCGCTAATGGATAA
- a CDS encoding FG-GAP and VCBS repeat-containing protein, whose amino-acid sequence MKTPKMMMSLMMLLLAINGIYAQNSMPIMQTFKGHYGNSWFGERITAMDYNADGYDDLILYSRKYGTNQLNAILFYSGSTQMDSIPDIVLQSQYPGQVNANGFFLNAGDVNGDGLDDFVTGFGATINGEFNNYRYLYLGSDTFNVNDRILMYQVPNSNSGGQIFAGAYGIGDINGDGYDDMVYCNGDSWYNNNKIRLGGNNIMMTEEITVESFSAANLLNLGSWQKVAYGDFNGDGYSDLAGSDWLAFTWIGHAGIWLGKAIPNGMYDLRISSPSTSPFHQFGWQLAAGNFNGDGFCDLAVSAPQSDSPNPWYNGYVYIFAGNAQLTDISYSHIYRPSFVKRLKLDL is encoded by the coding sequence ATGAAAACGCCAAAGATGATGATGTCCTTGATGATGCTTCTGCTAGCAATCAACGGCATTTATGCCCAAAACAGCATGCCAATTATGCAGACCTTTAAAGGGCATTATGGGAATTCATGGTTTGGAGAGAGAATTACTGCCATGGACTATAACGCGGACGGGTATGATGATCTGATACTCTATTCACGCAAATATGGCACCAATCAGCTTAATGCCATTCTATTCTATTCTGGGAGTACCCAAATGGATTCAATACCAGATATCGTCCTGCAAAGCCAATATCCTGGTCAAGTCAATGCTAATGGGTTTTTTCTAAATGCCGGAGATGTAAATGGCGATGGGTTGGATGATTTTGTCACTGGTTTTGGAGCTACAATAAACGGCGAATTCAATAATTATCGATATCTTTATCTGGGTAGCGATACCTTTAACGTCAATGACCGAATTCTGATGTATCAAGTACCAAATAGTAATTCAGGAGGACAAATCTTTGCTGGCGCCTATGGCATTGGCGATATCAACGGGGATGGCTATGATGATATGGTTTACTGTAATGGTGATTCATGGTATAATAATAACAAGATTCGCCTGGGAGGCAACAATATCATGATGACGGAGGAGATTACCGTAGAAAGCTTTTCCGCTGCAAACCTCCTTAACCTTGGCTCTTGGCAGAAAGTAGCTTATGGTGATTTCAATGGAGATGGTTACAGCGATCTGGCGGGTAGTGACTGGCTGGCATTCACTTGGATCGGCCATGCGGGAATCTGGCTGGGAAAAGCGATTCCCAATGGGATGTATGATCTGCGGATATCCAGCCCTTCTACCTCACCCTTTCATCAGTTTGGCTGGCAACTGGCAGCAGGCAATTTCAACGGGGATGGATTCTGTGATTTGGCGGTATCCGCGCCACAATCCGATTCACCAAATCCTTGGTATAATGGATATGTGTATATCTTTGCCGGCAATGCGCAATTGACAGATATATCATATTCTCATATCTACAGACCCTCATTTGTAAAAAGGTTGAAACTGGATTTGTAA
- a CDS encoding C10 family peptidase, producing MKQLLLILSLLVWFPAAYALRVSEKEAIAIGNTVWTHVSAQHPSFATCLSYPNERDAEQADFYILSYRPQGFIMVSADDRVTPILAYSTSNNISETEIPDHIDWLLRDYAEAIREIRKNVQLTSDPGWDELRRGDTSRYSIQREVAPILQTTWNQDYPYNTLCPSEPYGSGGHAVAGCVATSMAQIMKRWSYPETGLGSHSYYSPNYGDQFVNFSNTTFDWDSMPNSIDSPNAAISTLMYCCGVAVDTQYGPDGSGAYVEDIPAAMVNYFRYHPTCSYHTASSYTQSIWTIMLRQNLDEGCPVLYYGYGSSGGHSFVLDGYQNTDHFHINWGWGGFWDGYYYLHGLNPDTHEFNQWHAAVMNIRPTNAATLTGYVRSSGSPVQDASINLEGSTFSAVTNSLGYYRIVGIPYGSYRVRVSKNGYVTQTQSVVFQSNSYISLDFELEEISTLEPPDNLQAELIDNNVYLSWDSPQAQASLADQGQSTRDLLGYKVYRNSVLIATIPNPTTCSYIDPNLPDGFYSYDVTARYDSGESTPASVALLVNWVVAPLVFEDSFETYDNFCTQFPPWTLLDNDHQPTYGILDHEYPNYGTEIAYMVFNPDAAVPPIPNMAAQQGSKFAAAFAALDTANDDWLISPALNLGTNSLIKFYARSASALYRPERFRVGISTDPAFGEESFDFISGPGYVLASTQWTEYCYDISAYDNQQAWIAIRCVSEDALTFMVDDFRMYCNPGAPTLMYLELYAGWNLCSLNISPTYSELPRILGNLASNVLQIKGTEGVWQSGNPYSSLSNLSDGRAYNILLAEDDTWIVGGEQIAPNIPIPLSEGWNLAAYYPTGQLEVADAMQSIAAHLQQVKGKDGIYIPANPYSTLSQMQPGKGYWIEVNSQQNLIYQGYAEQSQAKNDCSVIPEIRVLPSSMTIMARCDWATAGDILIAKVGEDLRGAQTLIDPEGFPAALLQVFCQDNEAIDLYIESKTGALLPVENRITGAVNAELGKYPEFYDLTQSPDRPDSPAYDICLVSSYPNPFQNGTLIHLNILKDDANPQLDIYNIKGQKVRSLRSIKANTGPLDISWDGLDDAGRRLSSGIYLCRLSNGNSTQLIKLMLLK from the coding sequence ATGAAACAGCTTTTACTGATACTAAGCCTTTTGGTTTGGTTTCCAGCTGCATATGCGCTCAGGGTTTCTGAAAAAGAAGCAATAGCCATCGGAAATACAGTATGGACTCATGTCTCTGCTCAGCATCCCAGCTTTGCCACCTGTCTTTCTTATCCCAATGAGCGGGATGCGGAGCAAGCAGATTTCTACATACTAAGCTATAGACCCCAAGGCTTCATCATGGTCTCTGCTGATGACAGAGTAACACCTATCCTGGCTTATTCTACCAGTAACAACATCTCCGAAACAGAGATCCCGGATCATATAGATTGGTTGCTGCGAGATTATGCGGAAGCCATCCGTGAGATTCGAAAAAACGTACAATTGACCAGCGATCCGGGCTGGGACGAACTACGCAGGGGCGACACGAGCAGATACAGCATCCAGCGTGAAGTAGCACCAATCCTTCAGACTACCTGGAATCAGGACTATCCTTACAATACCCTATGCCCTTCCGAGCCCTACGGTTCTGGAGGTCACGCTGTAGCAGGATGTGTAGCCACTTCCATGGCTCAGATAATGAAACGATGGTCTTATCCCGAAACCGGATTGGGATCACATAGCTATTACTCCCCGAATTATGGAGATCAGTTTGTAAACTTCAGCAATACTACTTTCGACTGGGACAGCATGCCAAATTCCATCGACTCCCCCAATGCCGCCATAAGCACTCTGATGTATTGCTGCGGAGTTGCGGTGGATACGCAATATGGACCAGATGGCAGCGGAGCCTATGTGGAGGACATACCCGCCGCTATGGTGAATTACTTCCGCTATCATCCCACCTGCTCCTATCACACAGCATCCTCATATACCCAATCTATATGGACAATAATGTTACGTCAGAACTTAGATGAGGGCTGTCCGGTGCTATATTATGGTTACGGGTCTTCAGGAGGCCATTCGTTCGTATTGGACGGATACCAAAACACAGACCATTTTCATATTAATTGGGGCTGGGGTGGTTTTTGGGACGGTTATTACTATCTTCACGGTCTGAATCCGGATACCCACGAATTCAACCAATGGCATGCCGCTGTGATGAACATCCGTCCCACAAACGCAGCGACTCTTACAGGTTATGTGAGATCTTCCGGCTCCCCTGTACAGGATGCATCAATAAACCTGGAAGGTAGTACCTTCAGTGCCGTCACAAACAGTTTGGGTTACTACCGCATCGTAGGAATACCTTATGGAAGCTACCGGGTAAGGGTATCCAAAAACGGATATGTAACACAGACCCAAAGTGTTGTATTTCAGAGCAATAGCTATATTAGCCTGGATTTTGAACTAGAGGAGATCAGTACCCTTGAACCTCCTGACAATCTGCAAGCAGAATTGATCGACAATAACGTGTATCTTAGCTGGGATTCACCTCAGGCTCAGGCATCCCTCGCCGACCAAGGGCAGAGTACTCGTGATCTGCTGGGATACAAAGTATACCGAAACAGTGTCCTGATAGCCACCATCCCCAATCCAACCACCTGTTCATACATAGATCCCAATCTCCCTGATGGTTTTTACAGCTACGATGTAACCGCCAGGTATGACTCGGGTGAATCTACGCCCGCCAGTGTAGCGCTACTTGTGAACTGGGTTGTAGCCCCTTTGGTCTTTGAAGATTCCTTCGAGACTTATGACAATTTCTGCACTCAGTTTCCACCCTGGACTCTTCTAGACAATGATCATCAGCCCACTTACGGCATACTGGATCACGAGTATCCCAATTATGGCACAGAGATAGCATACATGGTGTTCAATCCAGATGCAGCGGTTCCTCCCATTCCCAACATGGCGGCTCAGCAAGGCTCCAAATTTGCCGCTGCTTTTGCTGCTCTGGACACCGCAAACGACGATTGGCTGATAAGCCCAGCGCTGAATCTGGGTACGAACAGCCTCATCAAGTTTTATGCCAGGAGCGCTTCCGCCCTATATCGCCCAGAACGTTTCCGGGTGGGTATTAGCACCGATCCCGCTTTTGGGGAAGAATCTTTCGATTTCATCAGCGGACCGGGTTATGTGCTAGCTTCCACGCAATGGACTGAGTATTGTTACGATATTTCAGCTTATGATAATCAGCAAGCATGGATTGCCATCCGCTGCGTATCTGAAGATGCCTTGACATTCATGGTGGACGACTTTCGGATGTATTGCAATCCCGGTGCTCCCACTCTGATGTACCTGGAGCTTTACGCCGGTTGGAATCTGTGTTCGCTGAATATCAGCCCCACCTATTCTGAACTGCCCCGCATTTTGGGCAATCTGGCCTCCAACGTTTTACAGATAAAAGGTACAGAAGGTGTTTGGCAATCCGGTAATCCCTACTCCAGCCTGTCAAACCTTAGTGACGGCAGAGCCTACAATATCCTCCTGGCCGAAGATGACACCTGGATCGTAGGCGGAGAGCAGATTGCCCCCAACATCCCCATTCCTCTCAGTGAAGGCTGGAACCTTGCTGCATATTATCCCACCGGGCAGTTGGAGGTAGCAGACGCCATGCAAAGCATCGCCGCCCATTTGCAGCAGGTTAAGGGCAAAGACGGCATCTACATCCCTGCAAATCCATATTCCACTTTATCGCAAATGCAGCCCGGAAAAGGTTATTGGATAGAGGTGAACAGTCAGCAAAACCTAATATATCAGGGCTATGCAGAACAATCCCAAGCAAAGAATGACTGTAGTGTAATACCTGAAATCCGAGTGCTGCCATCCAGCATGACCATCATGGCGCGTTGCGATTGGGCAACTGCCGGAGACATCCTGATAGCAAAAGTAGGAGAGGATCTTCGCGGCGCTCAGACTTTGATCGATCCGGAAGGATTCCCCGCTGCTCTGCTTCAGGTCTTTTGCCAGGATAATGAAGCGATAGACCTGTATATAGAATCCAAAACCGGCGCATTGCTGCCCGTCGAAAACCGGATTACTGGTGCGGTAAACGCAGAACTCGGTAAGTACCCTGAGTTTTACGACCTTACCCAAAGCCCGGATCGGCCGGACAGCCCTGCTTACGACATTTGCCTGGTGAGCAGCTACCCAAATCCGTTCCAGAACGGTACTTTAATCCACCTGAACATCCTCAAAGACGACGCAAATCCCCAATTGGACATCTATAACATAAAGGGTCAAAAAGTCCGTAGTCTCCGAAGCATAAAAGCCAATACCGGGCCTCTGGACATATCCTGGGACGGATTGGATGACGCCGGCAGAAGGCTATCATCCGGAATCTATCTCTGCCGTTTAAGTAATGGTAATAGTACTCAGCTTATTAAGCTGATGCTGCTGAAGTAG
- a CDS encoding chitobiase/beta-hexosaminidase C-terminal domain-containing protein produces MFKRYVFCLIITVCTAILFATDPWPQPVVLPESMSLLTKPHIDGSPASSGDLLAAYVLVNGMPQLRGKGEIIQIGGISGCLLQIYTAVDGEELRFMIWDQSDESTCHSDQMLSSVVNGTVGSYPDDFYLLYAQSGTQAADPWPQPVEMNSAMTITTKVFINDVPTSANDILAAFVTVGEQPILRGKAPIVETDEGPICTVQVYSESDDEIIYFRVWDFRAQMIYEDEVRIRSVVNGQAGLYPDDLILINPGGTHYVPRPVFSPEPGDYPTMLSISLSCPIVDSYVCYTMDGSEPAEDSPVYDEYEPIIIAQPDTLSLRARAFKSGWIHSAISEGLYTVRETVETPYAYPTGGDYEDVVQVRLFCITPEVSIYYTLDGSDPDTLSTLYYSTFELTQDTILKARAYYPNWFPSSIMEETYYISSANPPELVEPMVSGIQTVYPNPFSQSINVAVTTKQSPQEYLFLVYNLKGQCVYRTAGISSGSFDLSWDGKGSRGQKLPAGIYFLRFNTKEHTSTKRVVLY; encoded by the coding sequence ATGTTCAAGAGATATGTGTTTTGCCTGATCATCACGGTTTGTACCGCAATTCTGTTCGCCACAGATCCCTGGCCGCAACCTGTGGTATTGCCCGAAAGCATGAGCCTTTTGACCAAGCCTCATATCGACGGCAGTCCCGCTTCTTCAGGAGACCTTTTGGCGGCGTATGTACTGGTGAACGGTATGCCTCAGTTGCGCGGCAAGGGCGAGATCATACAGATCGGCGGTATATCCGGTTGTCTGCTCCAGATCTACACAGCTGTGGATGGCGAAGAGCTCCGTTTCATGATTTGGGATCAAAGTGACGAAAGTACATGCCATAGCGATCAAATGCTGTCATCCGTAGTAAATGGAACAGTGGGATCATACCCGGACGACTTTTACCTTCTCTATGCTCAATCCGGCACTCAAGCAGCAGATCCCTGGCCGCAACCGGTGGAAATGAACTCTGCAATGACGATTACCACGAAAGTATTTATCAACGATGTACCCACCAGTGCAAACGACATCCTGGCTGCGTTTGTGACGGTGGGTGAACAACCGATATTACGCGGAAAAGCGCCGATTGTGGAGACGGATGAAGGTCCCATCTGCACAGTGCAGGTTTATAGCGAAAGCGATGATGAAATCATATACTTCCGGGTCTGGGATTTCAGGGCTCAGATGATATATGAAGACGAAGTGCGGATTCGATCTGTAGTAAACGGACAGGCAGGCTTGTATCCGGATGATCTGATCCTGATCAATCCGGGAGGTACGCACTATGTTCCGCGTCCAGTATTTAGCCCGGAGCCGGGGGATTACCCCACAATGCTGTCGATATCCCTGTCTTGCCCCATAGTGGATTCATATGTATGCTACACTATGGATGGCAGCGAACCGGCTGAAGATTCTCCGGTTTATGACGAGTATGAGCCGATCATCATAGCACAACCCGATACCCTGAGCCTCCGGGCCCGCGCTTTCAAATCCGGATGGATTCATAGCGCGATATCTGAAGGTCTTTATACGGTGAGGGAAACTGTGGAGACTCCATACGCCTATCCTACCGGCGGCGATTATGAAGATGTTGTCCAGGTACGCTTGTTTTGCATCACACCTGAGGTATCGATCTATTACACTCTGGACGGATCTGATCCGGATACCCTTTCGACATTGTACTACTCTACTTTCGAGCTTACGCAGGATACAATCTTGAAGGCCAGAGCATACTACCCGAATTGGTTTCCCAGCTCCATCATGGAAGAGACATACTATATTAGCTCAGCAAATCCTCCAGAACTGGTAGAACCGATGGTTTCTGGCATCCAAACAGTGTACCCCAATCCATTTTCCCAGTCTATAAATGTTGCTGTAACTACAAAGCAAAGCCCGCAAGAATACCTTTTTCTGGTGTACAATTTAAAAGGGCAATGTGTGTACCGCACTGCAGGTATTAGCTCCGGCTCCTTTGATCTGAGCTGGGATGGTAAAGGATCCAGAGGGCAAAAGCTGCCTGCAGGAATCTATTTCCTGCGCTTTAACACAAAAGAGCATACATCCACCAAAAGAGTGGTCTTGTACTGA